The following coding sequences are from one Candidatus Nitrosopumilus sp. SW window:
- a CDS encoding S1C family serine protease, translating into MDKSGVFVGGAIGAAVVIVIFAVLFVSPPEPMKPDIIVSNGHGPNTVGETTPTYTKKLSLIEIFEKSEPGVVRVNVQRGETSDSVGGVGSGFVFDKNGHIITNEHVIDDSQKIIVTFLDGRSYNAEIIGADEYTDLAIIKVNADLSLLRPLSIGDSSNLKVGEQIAAIGNPFGLSGSMTSGIVSQLGRLLPSGSGYSIPDVIQTDAAINPGNSGGPLLNMRGEVVGINTAIQSATGEFTGVGFAIPSQTVAKIIPTLIEDGEYKHPWIGISGRDIDPDLAKVLELTDAVGFLVVTVVEDSPASKAGLIGSDKTIEVEGVNYPMGGDIILSVDGIEVRKIDDILIHLQRAKSVGDEMILEVLRDGRTTNISIILQERPNGN; encoded by the coding sequence ATGGACAAATCAGGGGTATTTGTAGGAGGAGCCATAGGAGCTGCAGTTGTAATAGTAATTTTTGCAGTATTGTTTGTATCACCCCCTGAACCAATGAAACCAGATATTATAGTCAGTAATGGTCACGGTCCAAATACAGTAGGGGAAACTACCCCAACATACACAAAAAAATTATCATTAATTGAGATATTTGAAAAATCAGAACCAGGAGTTGTGAGAGTTAATGTTCAAAGAGGAGAAACTTCAGATTCAGTAGGAGGAGTGGGTTCAGGTTTTGTTTTTGATAAAAACGGACACATAATTACAAATGAACATGTCATTGATGATTCTCAAAAAATTATTGTGACATTTCTTGATGGAAGATCATATAATGCAGAAATTATCGGTGCAGATGAATACACAGATCTTGCAATAATCAAAGTAAATGCAGATTTATCATTATTACGACCATTATCAATTGGTGACTCTTCTAATCTCAAAGTGGGTGAGCAGATTGCAGCAATAGGAAACCCATTTGGATTATCAGGTTCCATGACATCAGGAATAGTTAGCCAGTTAGGAAGATTACTTCCATCAGGTTCAGGATATTCAATTCCAGATGTCATTCAGACCGATGCAGCTATTAACCCAGGGAACTCTGGAGGGCCATTATTGAATATGAGAGGAGAAGTAGTTGGGATCAACACAGCAATTCAATCAGCAACAGGAGAATTTACAGGTGTAGGATTTGCAATACCATCACAAACAGTTGCAAAAATAATTCCAACTCTAATTGAAGATGGAGAATATAAGCATCCATGGATAGGAATTTCAGGAAGAGATATTGATCCTGATTTGGCCAAAGTATTAGAACTTACAGATGCAGTAGGATTTTTGGTAGTCACAGTAGTAGAAGATAGTCCAGCATCAAAAGCAGGATTAATTGGTTCAGATAAAACAATCGAGGTGGAGGGGGTAAACTATCCAATGGGAGGAGACATTATTTTGTCAGTAGACGGAATTGAAGTAAGAAAAATTGATGACATCTTGATTCATCTTCAAAGAGCAAAATCAGTTGGAGATGAGATGATTTTAGAGGTTTTAAGAGATGGTAGAACTACAAACATCTCAATTATTCTTCAAGAAAGACCTAATGGAAATTAA